A genomic window from Acinetobacter lwoffii includes:
- a CDS encoding alpha/beta fold hydrolase: MKPLIHFAHANGVPSKVYQKLFDGLQDDYDIIYVPLLGPDKRYPVDNHWKSLTQQVIDSIVRQSHGRPVIGLGHSLGSVLTLQAALQRPELFSQMIMLDPPMIMGKEAFALHIAKTFRLKALDKMSPAGLSKRRRDHWVSREQAAELLRPKGFYQDFDADCFQAYIDYALQEDPIRGGVELTIPKRDEVAVFRTNPSLWWLPQAKPKIPVHLVVAEKGPFLARKFPQQVQKKFGIPFTVVDGGHMFPLEQPDQVAGLVRQLIHQQST; encoded by the coding sequence ATGAAACCACTGATTCATTTCGCGCACGCCAATGGCGTGCCATCCAAAGTCTATCAAAAGCTGTTTGATGGATTGCAAGATGATTACGATATTATCTATGTGCCGCTTTTAGGGCCGGATAAGCGTTATCCGGTTGATAACCATTGGAAAAGCCTGACCCAGCAAGTGATTGACAGTATTGTGCGTCAGTCACATGGGCGACCCGTGATTGGTCTGGGCCATTCTTTGGGATCCGTGTTAACTCTGCAGGCGGCTTTACAGCGCCCGGAACTGTTTTCACAAATGATCATGCTGGACCCGCCAATGATTATGGGCAAAGAAGCCTTTGCCTTGCATATCGCCAAGACTTTTCGTTTAAAAGCATTGGATAAAATGTCTCCGGCAGGTTTGTCGAAACGCCGTCGAGATCATTGGGTTTCACGGGAACAAGCCGCTGAATTGCTGCGCCCTAAAGGTTTTTATCAGGATTTTGATGCAGATTGTTTCCAGGCTTATATTGATTATGCCTTGCAGGAGGATCCCATCCGGGGTGGAGTAGAACTCACTATCCCTAAAAGGGATGAGGTCGCAGTCTTTAGAACCAATCCGTCACTGTGGTGGTTGCCTCAGGCAAAACCAAAAATTCCTGTGCATCTGGTCGTTGCCGAGAAAGGCCCATTTCTGGCCCGTAAGTTCCCGCAACAAGTGCAAAAGAAGTTTGGTATTCCTTTTACCGTAGTGGATGGCGGGCATATGTTCCCATTGGAACAACCCGATCAAGTAGCTGGCTTGGTAAGGCAATTGATTCACCAGCAGTCTACCTAA